Proteins co-encoded in one Anopheles moucheti chromosome X, idAnoMoucSN_F20_07, whole genome shotgun sequence genomic window:
- the LOC128307205 gene encoding UPF0729 protein AGAP000931 — MVCVPCFIVPVLLYLWHKFIQPILLKYWNPWEKKDEHGNVIKTEPKNPFDCSGGVCRFAGKKSTIVENSDAAVETTNQTPGDPDETSKKTL, encoded by the coding sequence ATGGTTTGTGTACCTTGCTTCATCGTGCCCGTTCTGCTCTATCTTTGGCATAAATTCATCCAGCCTATTCTACTGAAATACTGGAATCCGTGGGAAAAGAAGGACGAACATGGAAACGTTATTAAGACCGAACCGAAAAATCCGTTTGATTGTAGCGGAGGAGTTTGTCGGTTTGCGGgcaaaaaatcaaccatcgtGGAAAACTCCGATGCAGCTGTTGAAACTACCAACCAAACACCCGGCGATCCCGACGAAACGAGCAAGAAAACTCTTTGA
- the LOC128306605 gene encoding coronin-7 isoform X1, giving the protein MAWRFKASKYKNATPIVPKPEACIRDIFVGSYQTYGNNIAASAAFIAFNWEHAGSSLAVLPIDDCGRKSKTMPLLHAHSDTVTYLDFSPFHDGLLATGSQDCLVKVWHIPEKGLEQSISTPECTFSTKQRRVETVGFHPTADCLLFATAIGCVSLWDLTCQQEAFSNNEHPEVIQSLSWKQDGRLCVTSCKDKMLRVMDPRAPTPITLAAESHQSIKDSRVVWLGDQNRILSTGFDSARLRQVIIRDLRNFSEPEKTLELDCSTGILMPLFDPDTNMLFLSGKGDTTINYLEVTDKDPYLIEGIRHSGEQTKGACLVPKRALKVMEGEVNRIMQLTSNSVIPIMYQVPRKTYRDFHTDLYPETNGFKTDLSATQWFGGANTPVPKISLDPAKRELGDAPIIVLRGPLNEVVNNIANKMRNAQSTNISTAAKIEREKGIVKTTFVPIKEKIKHMEQQSHTEKCELEQRFKEISAAHKEKDEDGNHPLAPTEKNGNDNHLQQRETSSLSFDSETEARTGETTPPKPLPRTSRNNSVCEQMSTPVGGTNEDVTTTTATTPSAAVTPRPVARPRTTSGYKPRLGPKPFCSSGASGDFSFDKVFSVPVVPGVEPGTDKEGISSVPSHTIVGDVVSVETNGNTVTIATEPEPKDCSPTDEEKTSAEPMDDCDIDTRQLPHAELRKPCEQEKIFERQASSESVDQFDSSSDDAKNQFERMSAQRTSLAERRRMFESRSQSVQDEKASSPTPLRRLDSLKVRGEQKTCSDDSELMPPPMSTDFLRNRSDLSKENMPDIVKRSNSTAGVSSAANNNVASKRTSTVFGRVSKFRHLKGTPGHKSTHIENIRNLSRQIPGECDGFQANAERVAVPIAGAGGKIAVLELSDPGRLPDGVIPTLVNIQNIMDFQWDPFDSHRLAVACDDGSVKLWRIPAGGLTEPTNEPEAMLVAHTDKIYIMRFHPLAQNVLLTASTDMVMKLWDLVGMTEKYSLHGHTDQIFCFSWSPCGRYGATVSKDGRIRVYEPRKSSQPTNEGTGPIGTRGARIVWALEGEYLVVTGFDKVSERQIYVYKLTDLSAPMGMVGLDVSPAILMPFYDEDSSTLFATGKGDSTIYCFEITDEAPFICPLSHHRCTTLTQGLSFLSKNHCDVATVEFARALWLTNGTVEPLSFKVPRIKSELFQDDLFPPTKVLWQPTLSGDEWFAGRDVTPTRISLKPDGMDTLSSIQPTVTTTPSKKTDAIVMPQGIQKPFSKAPEHVQEQIKNAVSARMSVNKKLEQDSMEGVDEKEWEE; this is encoded by the exons ATGGCGTGGAGATTTAAAGCATCCAAATATAAGAACGCGACACCGATCGTGCCAAAACCGGAGGCATGCATTCGTGATATCTTTGTCGGTTCATATCAAACGTACGGTAACAACATAGCGGCATCGGCGGCATTTATCGCATTCAACTGGGAGCATGCCGGTTCCAGCCTGGCCGTGCTGCCGATCGATGACTGTGGCCGGAAGAGCAAAACGATGCCGCTACTGCATGCGCATTCGGACACGGTTACCTATCTGGACTTTTCCCCGTTTCACGACGGTCTGTTGGCGACCGGCTCACAGGATTGCCTGGTGAAGGTGTGGCACATACCGGAGAAAGGACTGGAACAATCGATCTCGACCCCGGAGTGTACGTTCTCGACCAAACAGCGGCGCGTTGAAACGGTCGGCTTTCATCCGACCGCCGACTGTCTGCTGTTTGCGACCGCTATCGGATGCGTCAGCCTGTGGGATCTAACGTGCCAGCAGGAAGCGTTCT CTAACAACGAACACCCGGAGGTCATTCAGTCACTTAGCTGGAAACAAGACGGACGGCTGTGCGTGACAAGCTGTAAGGATAAGATGTTGCGTGTGATGGATCCGCGCGCACCGACCCCAATAACGCTAGCAGCGGAAAGCCACCAAAGCATCAAGGACTCGCGCGTGGTATGGCTCGGCGATCAAAACCGCATCCTTAGCACCGGGTTCGATTCGGCCCGTTTGCGGCAGGTGATCATACGCGATCTCCGTAACTTTTCGGAGCCGGAAAAAACGCTCGAACTCGACTGTTCCACCGGTATCCTGATGCCGCTGTTCGATCCGGACACCAACATGCTGTTCCTGTCCGGCAAGGGTGACACGACGATCAACTATCTCGAGGTGACGGACAAGGATCCGTACCTGATTGAGGGTATCCGCCATTCCGGAGAACAAACGAAGGGTGCCTGCCTGGTACCGAAACGGGCGCTGAAAGTGATGGAAGGGGAAGTGAATCGCATCATGCAGTTGACTTCCAACTCCGTCATCCCAATCATGTACCAAGTTCCGCGCAAG ACATACCGAGATTTTCACACTGACCTGTACCCGGAAACGAATGGCTTCAAAACCGATCTGTCTGCGACGCAGTGGTTCGGTGGTGCAAACACACCGGTGCCAAAAATTAGTCTGGATCCAGCAAAACGCGAACTGGGCGACGCACCAATCATT GTCCTTCGCGGACCGCTAAACGAGGTGGTGAACAATATCGCTAACAAGATGCGCAACGCACAGTCCACCAACATCTCGACGGCAGCGAAAATCGAGCGTGAGAAAGGAATCGTAAAGACAACGTTCGTGCCGATCAAGgagaaaatcaaacacatGGAACAACAATCGCACACGGAGAAGTGTGAGCTGGAGCAGCGATTCAAGGAAATATCGGCGGCGCACAAAGAAAAGGATGAGGACGGTAACCATCCGCTGGCACCCACCGAGAAAAATGGCAATGATAATCATCTCCAGCAGCGGGAAACATCTTCGCTGTCGTTCGATTCGGAGACGGAGGCACGTACCGGCGAAACAACGCCACCCAAACCGCTGCCACGGACCTCGCGCAACAATTCGGTCTGTGAGCAGATGTCTACGCCCGTCGGTGGTACGAACGAGGACGTAACTACGACGACGGCCACCACACCTAGCGCTGCCGTCACTCCGCGCCCGGTTGCCAGACCGCGCACTACCAGCGGATACAAG ccaCGTCTGGGACCAAAGCCTTTCTGCAGCTCTGGAGCATCGGGTGATTTCTCCTTCGACAAGGTGTTCAGCGTCCCAGTCGTACCCGGTGTGGAACCGGGCACCGACAAAGAGGGCATATCATCAGTACCCTCGCATACGATAGTTGGCGATGTTGTTTCAGTTGAAACAAATGGCAACACTGTAACCATCGCGACAGAACCGGAACCCAAAGACTGCAGTCCTACCGATGAGGAAAAAACATCTGCCGAACCGATGGACGATTGCGACATAGACACGCGTCAACTTCCGCATGCAGAACTTCGAAAG CCGTGTGAACAAGAAAAG ATCTTTGAACGTCAAGCTTCGTCAGAATCAGTCGACCAATTTGATTCGAGCTCGGACGATGCCAAAAACCAATTTGAGCGGATGAGTGCTCAGCGAACAAGCCTTGCCGAAAGGCGGCGCATGTTCGAAAGTCGCTCGCAGAGTGTACAGGATGAAAAGGCCAGCTCGCCAACCCCACTCAG ACGCCTTGATTCGCTGAAAGTTCGGGGTGAGCAGAAGACGTGCTCCGACGACTCCGAACTGATGCCACCACCGATGAGCACGGACTTTCTGCGCAATCGTAGTGATCTGTCGAAGGAGAACATGCCAGACATAGTCAAACGAAGCAATAGCACCGCTGGTGTCTCATCGGCTGCCAATAACAACGTCGCTTCCAAGCGAACCTCCACCGTGTTTGGACGTGTGTCCAAGTTCCGACACCTGAAGGGTACCCCCGGGCATAAGAGCACGCACATAGAGAACATACGTAACCTGAGCCGTCAAATACCCGGCGAGTGCGATGGCTTTCAAGCGAATGCCGAGCGTGTGGCGGTACCGATTGCCGGGGCGGGTGGTAAAATAGCGGTGCTGGAGCTAAGCGATCCGGGTCGCCTGCCTGACGGTGTCATTCCGACGCTGGTCAACATCCAAAACATCATGGATTTCCAGTGGGATCCGTTTGACTCGCACCGGCTCGCTGTTGCCTGTGACGATGGTTCGGTAAAGCTGTGGCGCATACCTGCTGGCGGTCTGACGGAACCGACGAACGAACCGGAGGCGATGCTTGTTGCGCATACCGACAAAATTTACATCATGAGATTCCACCCATTGGCACAGAATGTGCTGCTGACAGCAAGCACCGACATGGTGATGAAGCTGTGGGATCTGGTCGGGATGACGGAGAAGTACAGCCTGCATGGTCACACTGACCAAATATTCTGCTTTTCGTGGAGCCCGTGTGGCCGTTACGGTGCCACCGTGTCAAAGGATGGACGCATACGGGTGTATGAACCACGCAAATCGTCGCAACCGACGAACGAAGGTACGGGTCCGATAGGAACACGCGGCGCACGCATTGTGTGGGCTCTTGAAGGCGAATATTTAGTGGTGACTGGATTTGACAA AGTATCCGAACGCCAGATTTACGTATACAAACTCACTGATCTCAGTGCGCCGATGGGCATGGTCGGACTGGACGTTTCTCCCGCTATACTGATGCCGTTTTACGATGAAGACAGCTCCACGCTGTTCGCCACTGGCAAGGGAGACAGCACAATCTACTGCTTCGAAATTACCGACGAGGCACCGTTTATCTGCCCGCTGTCCCACCACCGTTGCACCACGCTGACGCAAGGTCTCAGCTTTTTAAGCAAGAACCATTGCGATGTGGCAACGGTCGAGTTTGCTCGGGCGCTCTGGCTTACGAACGGCACGGTTGAGCCGCTGAGCTTCAAGGTACCGCGCATTAAATCTGAGCTTTTCCAAGACGATCTGTTCCCACCGACCAAGGTGCTGTGGCAACCGACACTGAGCGGTGATGAATGGTTTGCTGGTCGGGACGTAACACCAACTCGCATAAGCCTGAAGCCGGACGGCATGGATACGC TGTCTTCGATTCAGCCAACTGTAACGACCACACCTTCTAAAAAAACTGACGCCATTGTAATGCCACAGGGAATACAGAAACCATTTTCGAAGGCTCCCGAGCACGTACAAGAGCAG ATAAAAAATGCTGTTAGCGCCCGCATGTCCGTGAACAAGAAGCTCGAACAGGACAGCATGGAAGGCGTAGACGAGAAGGAATGGGAAGAATGA
- the LOC128306605 gene encoding coronin-7 isoform X2, with protein sequence MAWRFKASKYKNATPIVPKPEACIRDIFVGSYQTYGNNIAASAAFIAFNWEHAGSSLAVLPIDDCGRKSKTMPLLHAHSDTVTYLDFSPFHDGLLATGSQDCLVKVWHIPEKGLEQSISTPECTFSTKQRRVETVGFHPTADCLLFATAIGCVSLWDLTCQQEAFSNNEHPEVIQSLSWKQDGRLCVTSCKDKMLRVMDPRAPTPITLAAESHQSIKDSRVVWLGDQNRILSTGFDSARLRQVIIRDLRNFSEPEKTLELDCSTGILMPLFDPDTNMLFLSGKGDTTINYLEVTDKDPYLIEGIRHSGEQTKGACLVPKRALKVMEGEVNRIMQLTSNSVIPIMYQVPRKTYRDFHTDLYPETNGFKTDLSATQWFGGANTPVPKISLDPAKRELGDAPIIPRLGPKPFCSSGASGDFSFDKVFSVPVVPGVEPGTDKEGISSVPSHTIVGDVVSVETNGNTVTIATEPEPKDCSPTDEEKTSAEPMDDCDIDTRQLPHAELRKPCEQEKIFERQASSESVDQFDSSSDDAKNQFERMSAQRTSLAERRRMFESRSQSVQDEKASSPTPLRRLDSLKVRGEQKTCSDDSELMPPPMSTDFLRNRSDLSKENMPDIVKRSNSTAGVSSAANNNVASKRTSTVFGRVSKFRHLKGTPGHKSTHIENIRNLSRQIPGECDGFQANAERVAVPIAGAGGKIAVLELSDPGRLPDGVIPTLVNIQNIMDFQWDPFDSHRLAVACDDGSVKLWRIPAGGLTEPTNEPEAMLVAHTDKIYIMRFHPLAQNVLLTASTDMVMKLWDLVGMTEKYSLHGHTDQIFCFSWSPCGRYGATVSKDGRIRVYEPRKSSQPTNEGTGPIGTRGARIVWALEGEYLVVTGFDKVSERQIYVYKLTDLSAPMGMVGLDVSPAILMPFYDEDSSTLFATGKGDSTIYCFEITDEAPFICPLSHHRCTTLTQGLSFLSKNHCDVATVEFARALWLTNGTVEPLSFKVPRIKSELFQDDLFPPTKVLWQPTLSGDEWFAGRDVTPTRISLKPDGMDTLSSIQPTVTTTPSKKTDAIVMPQGIQKPFSKAPEHVQEQIKNAVSARMSVNKKLEQDSMEGVDEKEWEE encoded by the exons ATGGCGTGGAGATTTAAAGCATCCAAATATAAGAACGCGACACCGATCGTGCCAAAACCGGAGGCATGCATTCGTGATATCTTTGTCGGTTCATATCAAACGTACGGTAACAACATAGCGGCATCGGCGGCATTTATCGCATTCAACTGGGAGCATGCCGGTTCCAGCCTGGCCGTGCTGCCGATCGATGACTGTGGCCGGAAGAGCAAAACGATGCCGCTACTGCATGCGCATTCGGACACGGTTACCTATCTGGACTTTTCCCCGTTTCACGACGGTCTGTTGGCGACCGGCTCACAGGATTGCCTGGTGAAGGTGTGGCACATACCGGAGAAAGGACTGGAACAATCGATCTCGACCCCGGAGTGTACGTTCTCGACCAAACAGCGGCGCGTTGAAACGGTCGGCTTTCATCCGACCGCCGACTGTCTGCTGTTTGCGACCGCTATCGGATGCGTCAGCCTGTGGGATCTAACGTGCCAGCAGGAAGCGTTCT CTAACAACGAACACCCGGAGGTCATTCAGTCACTTAGCTGGAAACAAGACGGACGGCTGTGCGTGACAAGCTGTAAGGATAAGATGTTGCGTGTGATGGATCCGCGCGCACCGACCCCAATAACGCTAGCAGCGGAAAGCCACCAAAGCATCAAGGACTCGCGCGTGGTATGGCTCGGCGATCAAAACCGCATCCTTAGCACCGGGTTCGATTCGGCCCGTTTGCGGCAGGTGATCATACGCGATCTCCGTAACTTTTCGGAGCCGGAAAAAACGCTCGAACTCGACTGTTCCACCGGTATCCTGATGCCGCTGTTCGATCCGGACACCAACATGCTGTTCCTGTCCGGCAAGGGTGACACGACGATCAACTATCTCGAGGTGACGGACAAGGATCCGTACCTGATTGAGGGTATCCGCCATTCCGGAGAACAAACGAAGGGTGCCTGCCTGGTACCGAAACGGGCGCTGAAAGTGATGGAAGGGGAAGTGAATCGCATCATGCAGTTGACTTCCAACTCCGTCATCCCAATCATGTACCAAGTTCCGCGCAAG ACATACCGAGATTTTCACACTGACCTGTACCCGGAAACGAATGGCTTCAAAACCGATCTGTCTGCGACGCAGTGGTTCGGTGGTGCAAACACACCGGTGCCAAAAATTAGTCTGGATCCAGCAAAACGCGAACTGGGCGACGCACCAATCATT ccaCGTCTGGGACCAAAGCCTTTCTGCAGCTCTGGAGCATCGGGTGATTTCTCCTTCGACAAGGTGTTCAGCGTCCCAGTCGTACCCGGTGTGGAACCGGGCACCGACAAAGAGGGCATATCATCAGTACCCTCGCATACGATAGTTGGCGATGTTGTTTCAGTTGAAACAAATGGCAACACTGTAACCATCGCGACAGAACCGGAACCCAAAGACTGCAGTCCTACCGATGAGGAAAAAACATCTGCCGAACCGATGGACGATTGCGACATAGACACGCGTCAACTTCCGCATGCAGAACTTCGAAAG CCGTGTGAACAAGAAAAG ATCTTTGAACGTCAAGCTTCGTCAGAATCAGTCGACCAATTTGATTCGAGCTCGGACGATGCCAAAAACCAATTTGAGCGGATGAGTGCTCAGCGAACAAGCCTTGCCGAAAGGCGGCGCATGTTCGAAAGTCGCTCGCAGAGTGTACAGGATGAAAAGGCCAGCTCGCCAACCCCACTCAG ACGCCTTGATTCGCTGAAAGTTCGGGGTGAGCAGAAGACGTGCTCCGACGACTCCGAACTGATGCCACCACCGATGAGCACGGACTTTCTGCGCAATCGTAGTGATCTGTCGAAGGAGAACATGCCAGACATAGTCAAACGAAGCAATAGCACCGCTGGTGTCTCATCGGCTGCCAATAACAACGTCGCTTCCAAGCGAACCTCCACCGTGTTTGGACGTGTGTCCAAGTTCCGACACCTGAAGGGTACCCCCGGGCATAAGAGCACGCACATAGAGAACATACGTAACCTGAGCCGTCAAATACCCGGCGAGTGCGATGGCTTTCAAGCGAATGCCGAGCGTGTGGCGGTACCGATTGCCGGGGCGGGTGGTAAAATAGCGGTGCTGGAGCTAAGCGATCCGGGTCGCCTGCCTGACGGTGTCATTCCGACGCTGGTCAACATCCAAAACATCATGGATTTCCAGTGGGATCCGTTTGACTCGCACCGGCTCGCTGTTGCCTGTGACGATGGTTCGGTAAAGCTGTGGCGCATACCTGCTGGCGGTCTGACGGAACCGACGAACGAACCGGAGGCGATGCTTGTTGCGCATACCGACAAAATTTACATCATGAGATTCCACCCATTGGCACAGAATGTGCTGCTGACAGCAAGCACCGACATGGTGATGAAGCTGTGGGATCTGGTCGGGATGACGGAGAAGTACAGCCTGCATGGTCACACTGACCAAATATTCTGCTTTTCGTGGAGCCCGTGTGGCCGTTACGGTGCCACCGTGTCAAAGGATGGACGCATACGGGTGTATGAACCACGCAAATCGTCGCAACCGACGAACGAAGGTACGGGTCCGATAGGAACACGCGGCGCACGCATTGTGTGGGCTCTTGAAGGCGAATATTTAGTGGTGACTGGATTTGACAA AGTATCCGAACGCCAGATTTACGTATACAAACTCACTGATCTCAGTGCGCCGATGGGCATGGTCGGACTGGACGTTTCTCCCGCTATACTGATGCCGTTTTACGATGAAGACAGCTCCACGCTGTTCGCCACTGGCAAGGGAGACAGCACAATCTACTGCTTCGAAATTACCGACGAGGCACCGTTTATCTGCCCGCTGTCCCACCACCGTTGCACCACGCTGACGCAAGGTCTCAGCTTTTTAAGCAAGAACCATTGCGATGTGGCAACGGTCGAGTTTGCTCGGGCGCTCTGGCTTACGAACGGCACGGTTGAGCCGCTGAGCTTCAAGGTACCGCGCATTAAATCTGAGCTTTTCCAAGACGATCTGTTCCCACCGACCAAGGTGCTGTGGCAACCGACACTGAGCGGTGATGAATGGTTTGCTGGTCGGGACGTAACACCAACTCGCATAAGCCTGAAGCCGGACGGCATGGATACGC TGTCTTCGATTCAGCCAACTGTAACGACCACACCTTCTAAAAAAACTGACGCCATTGTAATGCCACAGGGAATACAGAAACCATTTTCGAAGGCTCCCGAGCACGTACAAGAGCAG ATAAAAAATGCTGTTAGCGCCCGCATGTCCGTGAACAAGAAGCTCGAACAGGACAGCATGGAAGGCGTAGACGAGAAGGAATGGGAAGAATGA